In Salinisphaera sp. LB1, one genomic interval encodes:
- a CDS encoding tetratricopeptide repeat protein, giving the protein MTMQDRLQAMIDAGQDAPLARFTLGELLYKNGELETACTHLAEAVRQDPEYSAAWRLYGRVLLDADRVHAAIDALERGVEVAERRGDNQAAKEMQVFLKRARRAQN; this is encoded by the coding sequence ATGACGATGCAGGATCGACTCCAGGCCATGATCGACGCCGGACAGGACGCGCCCCTGGCGCGGTTCACGCTGGGCGAATTGTTGTACAAGAACGGCGAGCTCGAGACCGCCTGCACGCACCTGGCCGAGGCCGTGCGTCAGGATCCCGAGTATTCGGCCGCCTGGCGGCTGTACGGCCGTGTTCTGCTGGACGCGGACCGGGTGCATGCCGCGATCGATGCGCTGGAGCGCGGCGTCGAAGTCGCCGAGCGACGCGGCGACAACCAGGCAGCCAAGGAAATGCAGGTGTTTCTCAAGCGCGCGCGACGCGCGCAGAACTAG
- a CDS encoding homoserine kinase gives MSVYTRVEADDLRALLADYAVGELEDFSGISAGITNTNYFVDTTLGRWVLTLFEQVDESELPFFMQLMDHLAGHGVPCAHPVARNDGGFLSRVRGRPAALVYRLHGASVESPGAEHCRSLGGVVAEMHRAVASFTPVQGNARSLEWIAAAAERLNGVMAAEEHALLADEIAFQQRAARTLYADLPAAVVHADLFRDNVLFDQSRVSGLIDFYYACHDYLLFDLAIICNDWAFDDDERYDPTQWQAFMRAYGRRRAPDEAEHAAWPAMLRAAALRFWASRLIDAHFPMSGEVVHIKDPAPFKRLLLAHRAAAPALIPQ, from the coding sequence ATGTCTGTTTACACCCGCGTCGAGGCCGACGATCTGCGTGCGCTGCTCGCTGACTATGCCGTCGGCGAACTCGAGGACTTCAGCGGCATTTCCGCCGGCATCACCAACACCAACTACTTTGTCGACACCACCCTCGGCCGCTGGGTGTTGACGCTGTTCGAGCAGGTCGACGAATCCGAGCTGCCGTTCTTCATGCAGCTCATGGATCATCTGGCCGGCCATGGCGTGCCCTGCGCGCATCCGGTCGCCCGCAACGACGGCGGCTTCCTGAGCCGGGTGCGCGGCCGCCCGGCCGCCCTGGTCTACCGTTTGCACGGCGCCAGCGTGGAATCGCCCGGCGCCGAACATTGTCGCTCGCTGGGCGGCGTGGTCGCCGAGATGCATCGCGCGGTGGCCAGCTTTACCCCGGTGCAGGGCAACGCGCGCAGCCTCGAGTGGATCGCGGCCGCCGCCGAACGGCTCAACGGCGTCATGGCAGCCGAGGAACATGCGCTACTGGCCGACGAGATCGCCTTCCAGCAGCGCGCCGCCCGCACGCTCTACGCCGACCTGCCGGCCGCGGTCGTGCATGCCGACCTGTTCCGCGACAACGTCCTGTTCGACCAGTCCCGCGTGTCGGGGCTGATCGATTTCTACTATGCCTGCCACGACTACCTGCTGTTCGATCTCGCCATCATCTGCAACGACTGGGCCTTCGACGACGACGAACGCTACGACCCGACGCAATGGCAGGCATTCATGCGCGCGTATGGCCGCCGGCGCGCGCCGGACGAGGCCGAACACGCCGCCTGGCCAGCCATGCTGCGTGCCGCCGCCCTGCGTTTCTGGGCCTCGCGCCTGATCGACGCGCATTTTCCGATGAGCGGCGAAGTCGTGCACATCAAGGACCCGGCACCGTTCAAACGCCTGCTGCTTGCCCACCGCGCCGCAGCACCCGCGCTGATACCGCAATGA
- the dtd gene encoding D-aminoacyl-tRNA deacylase — MIALIQRVTRASVTVAGERIAAIDAGVLALVAAEPDDTEARAQRLAERVLAYRIFVDDEGRMNHGAISANKAVLAVPQFTLAADTRRGNRPGFSTACPPERAEPLFDHFASALVARHAPIATGRFGADMQVELVNDGPVTFWLTA, encoded by the coding sequence ATGATCGCGCTCATCCAGCGTGTCACCCGGGCTTCGGTGACGGTGGCCGGCGAGCGCATCGCGGCCATCGACGCCGGCGTGCTGGCGTTGGTGGCCGCCGAGCCGGACGACACCGAGGCGCGCGCGCAACGCCTGGCCGAACGGGTGCTGGCCTACCGCATCTTCGTTGACGACGAGGGGCGCATGAATCACGGCGCGATCAGCGCGAACAAGGCGGTGCTGGCCGTGCCGCAATTCACTCTGGCCGCGGATACCCGTCGCGGCAATCGGCCCGGTTTTTCCACCGCCTGTCCGCCGGAGCGCGCCGAACCACTGTTCGATCATTTCGCCTCGGCGCTGGTCGCGCGCCACGCGCCGATCGCCACGGGTCGATTCGGTGCCGACATGCAGGTCGAGCTGGTCAACGACGGCCCCGTGACCTTCTGGCTGACGGCCTGA
- the hisB gene encoding imidazoleglycerol-phosphate dehydratase HisB, with translation MTARRATIERCTAETDIQLSLDLDGSGEFRAEIGVGFFEHMLHQLARHGLVDLDVRAAGDLHIDDHHTVEDVGICLGNALKQAVGDKKGIMRYGHAYVPLDEALSRVVLDFSGRPGLHFRVPFTAEKIGSFDTELVREFFNGVASGAALTLHMDTLAGDNAHHIAETLFKAFGRALRAAVARDQRALDALPSTKGSL, from the coding sequence ATGACAGCGCGTCGCGCCACGATCGAACGCTGCACCGCCGAAACCGATATCCAGCTCAGCTTGGATCTGGACGGCAGCGGCGAATTCCGGGCCGAAATCGGTGTCGGCTTCTTCGAGCACATGCTGCATCAGCTGGCCCGCCACGGGCTGGTCGATCTGGATGTGCGCGCCGCCGGCGACCTGCACATCGACGATCATCACACGGTCGAGGATGTCGGCATCTGTCTGGGTAACGCGCTCAAGCAGGCGGTCGGCGACAAGAAAGGCATCATGCGCTACGGCCATGCCTATGTGCCGCTCGACGAAGCGCTGTCGCGCGTGGTACTGGATTTTTCCGGGCGTCCGGGTCTGCATTTTCGGGTCCCGTTCACCGCCGAAAAAATCGGCAGCTTCGATACTGAACTGGTGCGTGAGTTCTTCAACGGGGTGGCCAGCGGTGCGGCCTTGACGTTGCATATGGATACACTCGCCGGCGACAACGCGCACCATATTGCGGAGACGCTGTTCAAGGCCTTCGGCCGGGCGCTGCGCGCCGCGGTGGCCCGCGATCAGCGCGCCCTCGACGCCCTGCCCTCCACCAAGGGCAGTTTGTAG
- the hisH gene encoding imidazole glycerol phosphate synthase subunit HisH, which translates to MATVGIIDYGMGNLHSIAKALRYVASDEQIEVSFDPDALARMDRLVLPGVGAIGHCMDELQRLELDDMLRSVLGKTPLMGVCLGIEALMAHSEESGGVDCLGAFPGDTVKFAETEVMADGSRRKIPHMGWNQVHQERSHPLWKDIAADSWFYFVHSYYVVPDDPKHIAGTTDYGVRFTSVVLRENVFAVQFHPEKSQSAGLQLLANFLEWNGAA; encoded by the coding sequence ATGGCAACCGTCGGCATCATCGACTACGGCATGGGCAATCTGCACTCGATTGCCAAGGCTCTGCGCTACGTCGCTTCGGACGAACAGATCGAGGTCAGCTTCGATCCGGACGCGCTCGCCCGCATGGATCGGCTGGTCCTGCCCGGCGTGGGTGCGATCGGCCATTGCATGGACGAACTCCAGCGTCTGGAACTCGACGACATGCTGCGCAGCGTCCTCGGCAAGACCCCGCTCATGGGCGTGTGTCTGGGCATCGAGGCGCTGATGGCGCATTCCGAGGAATCCGGCGGCGTGGACTGCCTGGGCGCCTTTCCGGGCGACACGGTGAAATTCGCCGAGACCGAGGTCATGGCCGACGGCTCCCGGCGCAAGATCCCGCACATGGGCTGGAACCAGGTGCATCAGGAGCGCTCTCACCCGCTGTGGAAGGACATCGCGGCGGACTCCTGGTTCTATTTTGTGCACAGTTACTATGTCGTGCCCGACGATCCCAAGCATATCGCCGGCACGACGGATTATGGCGTGCGATTCACCTCGGTGGTGCTGCGCGAGAATGTGTTCGCGGTCCAGTTCCATCCGGAGAAGAGCCAGTCCGCCGGGCTGCAACTGCTCGCCAATTTCCTGGAGTGGAACGGCGCGGCCTGA
- the hisA gene encoding 1-(5-phosphoribosyl)-5-[(5-phosphoribosylamino)methylideneamino]imidazole-4-carboxamide isomerase, with protein sequence MLLIPAIDIKDGQCVRLRQGDMHDVTVFDDDPVAVAQRWIDEGADRIHVVDLDGAKAGYPVNDRIIGDIVDAAGRIPVQVGGGIRDEAAIETYLERGVEFVILGTRAVSEPHFVADVGVEFPGHIIVGLDARDGMVATDGWSKLSNHTVADLAQQFEEDGVVAIIHTDISRDGMMQGLNVEATRALAAELTIPVIASGGVTDMADIDALLAVASDGVAGAVIGRAIYEGTLDLAAARKRVNEYRGG encoded by the coding sequence GTGCTACTCATTCCTGCCATCGACATCAAGGACGGCCAGTGCGTACGCCTGCGTCAGGGCGACATGCACGACGTCACGGTCTTCGACGACGATCCCGTGGCCGTGGCCCAGCGCTGGATCGACGAAGGCGCCGACCGCATTCACGTGGTCGACCTGGACGGCGCCAAGGCCGGCTACCCCGTCAACGACCGGATCATCGGCGACATCGTCGATGCCGCGGGCCGAATTCCGGTCCAGGTCGGCGGCGGCATTCGCGACGAGGCTGCAATCGAGACCTATCTCGAACGCGGCGTCGAATTCGTGATCCTGGGCACCCGGGCCGTCTCCGAGCCGCATTTCGTGGCCGATGTCGGCGTCGAGTTTCCCGGCCATATCATCGTCGGCCTGGACGCCCGCGACGGCATGGTCGCCACCGACGGCTGGTCCAAGCTATCCAACCACACCGTGGCCGACCTCGCCCAGCAGTTCGAGGAGGACGGCGTGGTCGCCATCATCCACACCGACATCAGCCGCGACGGCATGATGCAGGGCCTGAATGTCGAAGCCACGCGCGCATTGGCCGCCGAACTCACCATTCCCGTCATCGCTTCCGGTGGCGTGACCGACATGGCCGATATCGATGCGCTACTCGCCGTTGCATCCGACGGCGTCGCCGGCGCGGTGATCGGCCGTGCCATCTACGAAGGCACGCTCGATCTCGCCGCCGCCCGCAAGCGCGTCAACGAGTACAGGGGAGGCTGA
- the hisF gene encoding imidazole glycerol phosphate synthase subunit HisF, with protein MSLAKRIIPCLDIDKGRVVKGVKFLDIADAGDPVEIARRYDQQGADELVFLDITASNEDRGTLMDVVEQVAGEVFIPLTVGGGVRTLSDVRRLLSAGADKVSINTAAIGNPEFVAEAAYRYGSQCIVVALDVKNAAKKDEEPRYEIFTHGGRKSTGIEAIGWAQKLVSLGAGEVLLTSMDRDGTKSGFDIQLTRAVSDAVPVPVIASGGVGELEDLYDGLSAGHADAVLAASIFHFGTYTIQQAKNYLAERGIPVRDAVFR; from the coding sequence TTGTCTCTCGCCAAACGCATCATCCCGTGCCTGGACATCGACAAGGGCCGCGTCGTCAAGGGCGTGAAGTTCCTGGATATCGCCGATGCCGGGGACCCGGTCGAGATCGCCCGTCGCTACGACCAGCAGGGCGCCGACGAACTGGTGTTTCTCGACATCACCGCGTCCAACGAGGACCGCGGCACGCTCATGGACGTGGTCGAGCAGGTCGCCGGCGAGGTCTTCATCCCGCTGACCGTCGGCGGCGGCGTACGCACCCTGTCGGACGTACGTCGCCTGTTGTCGGCGGGTGCCGACAAGGTCTCGATCAACACCGCCGCCATCGGCAATCCCGAATTCGTGGCCGAGGCCGCCTACCGCTACGGCAGCCAGTGCATCGTGGTCGCGCTCGACGTGAAGAACGCGGCGAAAAAGGACGAAGAGCCGCGTTACGAGATCTTTACCCACGGCGGGCGCAAATCGACCGGCATCGAGGCCATCGGCTGGGCCCAGAAGCTGGTGTCGCTCGGCGCGGGCGAAGTGCTGCTGACCAGCATGGATCGTGACGGTACCAAGTCCGGCTTCGATATCCAGCTCACGCGGGCGGTCTCCGATGCGGTCCCGGTGCCGGTGATCGCCTCGGGCGGCGTAGGCGAACTGGAAGATCTCTACGACGGCCTGTCCGCCGGCCATGCCGATGCCGTGCTGGCAGCGTCCATCTTCCATTTCGGCACCTACACCATCCAGCAGGCCAAGAATTACCTGGCCGAGCGCGGTATCCCGGTACGCGACGCAGTCTTTCGCTGA
- a CDS encoding type 1 glutamine amidotransferase domain-containing protein: MAGQLEGKKIAFLVADGFEQIELTRSRQDITEAGAQVHLVSLQSGEVQGMRGDIDKADTFTVDEIVDEVSASDYNGLVLPGGTLNPDGLRVNDKAVDFVRDFFKQHKPVAAICHAPITLIEAGVVDGRTLTSFPSIKTDLKNAGANWVDQAVVCDEGLVTSRTPDDLDAFCAKAIEEFAEGRHAEQTA; the protein is encoded by the coding sequence ATGGCAGGTCAACTCGAAGGCAAGAAGATCGCGTTTCTGGTTGCCGACGGTTTCGAGCAAATCGAACTGACGCGGTCGCGTCAGGACATCACCGAAGCCGGTGCGCAAGTGCATCTCGTTTCGTTGCAATCCGGCGAAGTGCAGGGCATGCGCGGCGATATCGACAAGGCCGACACGTTCACGGTGGACGAGATCGTCGATGAAGTCTCGGCGTCCGACTACAACGGGCTGGTATTGCCCGGCGGCACACTCAATCCGGATGGGCTGCGCGTCAATGACAAAGCGGTCGATTTCGTGCGCGATTTTTTCAAGCAGCACAAGCCGGTCGCCGCAATTTGCCACGCACCGATCACCCTGATCGAGGCGGGCGTGGTCGACGGGCGCACGCTGACGTCATTTCCGTCGATCAAGACTGATTTGAAGAACGCTGGCGCGAACTGGGTCGATCAGGCGGTTGTCTGCGATGAGGGCTTGGTTACCAGCCGCACGCCGGACGATCTGGACGCCTTCTGTGCCAAGGCGATCGAGGAGTTCGCCGAAGGCAGGCACGCGGAACAGACCGCATAG